One Streptomyces formicae genomic window, CCCGCGCCGCCATCGAGGGCGCGAGGCCCCGAGACCCGGGACTACAGCCGCGGCCCGCGCCCGGCATCCAGTTCGTCGGCATCCCCGAGTTCACCGACCTCGGCACCAAGGTCTCCCAGGAGATCAGCGCGGCCATCGCGGGACGCCAGTCCGTCGCGTCGGCCCTGGAGAAGTCACAGGACCTCGCCGAGAAGATCTCCGAGGAGTACGAGGGACGATGACCGCCACCGCGAGCACCACCGCCGCCGGGCACGCGCGCGTGCCCACCGCCCGCAAGCAGGGGCCACCGGGACGGCTGCGCGCCTGGGCCACCAGGGCCCCCCTCCTGCCCGCCCTGATCTTCATGGTCGTCGTGACCCAACTGCCGTTCGTGGCGACCCTGGTGATCTCCTTCTTCGACTGGAACGCCCTCTACCCGGACGCCCGCAGCTTCACCGGATTCGCCAACTACACCGAGGTCCTCACCGACCCCGACCTGCGCAAGTCCGTCCTGACGACGATCCTGCTCACCGCTTCCGTGGTCATCGCGAGCCTGGTGATCGGGCTCGGCCTCGCCCTGCTCCTCGACCGGAGGTTCCGGGGGCGCGGGATCGTGCGGACGCTGCTCATCGCGCCGTTCCTGCTGGTGCCCGTGGCCGCCGCGCTGCTGTGGAAGCACGTGCTCTACAACCCCGAGTACGGGCTCTTCAACGGGCTCCTGCACTGGGTCGGCGGCGACGGCGCGAGCCAGCCCGACTGGATCTCCGACACCCCGCTGCTCGCCATCGAGGCGTCCCTGGTGTGGCAGTGGACGCCCTTCATGATGCTGATCCTGCTCGCGGGGCTGCAGAGCCGCGACACCGAACTCATCGAGGCCGCCCGCATGGACGGCGCGAACAACTGGCAGGTCTTCCGCCATCTGACGCTGCCGCACCTGCGCCGCTACCTCGAACTGGGCGCGCTGCTCGGCTCGATCTACATCGTGCAGAACTTCGACGCCGTCTTCACGATCACCTCGGGCGGCCTCGGCACCGCCAACCTGCCCTACACCGTCTACCAGAGCTTCTACCAGGCCCACGAGAACGGTCTGGCCTCCGCGGCGGGCGTGCTCGTCGTCATCGGCTCGATCATCATCGCGACCTTCGCCCTGCGGGTCGTCTCGTCCCTCTTCCGTGAGGAGGTGTCACGTTGAGTTCCTCGACCTCTTCCTCGACCTCTACGAAGTCCGCCGCGAAGTCCCCCGCGAAGGGGCGGGCGCTCGGCCTCGTGGCCTGGCTCGCCGGGATCCTGTTCTTCCTGCCCATCGCGTGGATGGCCCTGACGTCCTTCCACTCGGAGCAGGACGCCGCCACCAACCCGCCCTCGCTCGCCGCGCCCCTGACCCTGGACGGCTATCGCGACTTCTTCGGTGCGGGCGGCGGCGCGAGCCCCTGGCCCTCGCTGATCAACTCGGCGGTGGCGTCGGTCGTCTCGACCCTGTTCGTGCTCGTGCTCGCGCTGCCCGCCGCGTACGCCCTGTCCATCAGGCCCGTGAAGAAGTGGACGGACGTTCTCTTCTTCTTCCTCTCGACGAAGATGCTGCCGGTCGTGGCGGGCCTGCTGCCGCTGTACCTCTTCGCCAAGAACACCGGTCTGCTCGACAACATCTGGCTGCTCGTCATCCTCTACACCTCGATGAACCTGCCGATCGCGGTGTGGATGATGCAGTCGTTCCTCTCCGAGGTGCCCAAGGCGATCATCGAGGCCGCGCAGATCGACGGGGCCAGGCTGCCGACCGTCCTCACGCGCGTGGTGGCGCCCATCGCGCTGCCAGGGATCGCCGCGACCTCGCTGATCTGCTTCATCTTCAGCTGGAACGAGCTGCTCTTCGCCCGGGTGCTCAGCGGCGTCGTCGCCCAGACCGCGCCCGTCTTCCTGACCGGCTTCATCACCAGCCAGGGCCTGTTCCTGGCGAAGGTGTGCGCCGCGTCGCTCGTGATCTCCCTGCCGGTGCTCGCCGCGGGGTTCGCCGCCCAGGACAAGCTGGTCCAGGGCCTGTCGTTGGGAGCTGTGAAATGAAGGCCGCGATCGTCGAGTCGGTGGGCAAGGTCGTCGTCGGCGAGGTGCCGGACCCCACGCCAGGGCCCCGCGAGGTCGTCGTGGAGGTCGCCGCGTGCGGCCTGTGCGGCACCGATCTGCACATCCGCCAGGGCGAGTTCGCCCCGACGCTCCCCGTGGTGCCGGGGCACGAGTTCGCGGGCACCGTCGCCGCGCTCGGCCGTGACGTGAGCGGTCTCGCGGTCGGCGACCGCGTCGCCGTGGACCCGTCGCTGCACTGCCACGAGTGTCGCTACTGCCGGGTCGGGCGCGGCAACCTCTGCGAGCGGTGGGCCGCGATCGGGGTGACCACCGCGGGCGGCGCCGCCCAGTACGCCCTCGCGCCCGCCGCCAACTGCGTCCGGCTGCCCGACCACGTACGCACCCAGGACGCGGCCCTCATCGAGCCGCTCTCCTGCGCGGTGCGCGGCTACGACGTCCTCCGGGCCAGGCTCGGCGCGCACGTCCTGATCTACGGCTCGGGCACGATGGGCCTGATGATGCTGGAGCTGGCCAAGCGGACCGGCGCCGCCTCCGTCGACGTGGTCGACCTCAACCCCGAGCGGCTCGCGACGGCGAAGCTCCTCGGCGTCTCCGGGTCGGCTGCCGGGCCCGACGAACTCGACAGGCCCGAGGGTTGGGACGTGGTGATCGACGCGACGGGCAACGCGGCGGCGATCCAGGACGGTCTCGGCCGGGTCGCCAAGGCCGGAACGTTCCTGCAATTCGGCGTCTCGGACTACGCGACGCGGGTCAGCATCGACCCGTACCGCATCTACAACCAGGAGATCACCATCACCGGATCGATGGCGGTCCTGCACAGCTACGAGCGGGCCGCCGAGCTGTTCGCGGGCGGGGTGCTCGACCCGGACGTGTTCATCAGCGACCGGCTGCCGCTCGACTCCTACCCGCAGGCGCTCGACCGGTTCGCCTCGGGGGCGGGACGCAAGATCGTCGTGGTGCCGTAAGCCGCGGTGCCGCGCATCGTGGCGCCGTAAATCCGGTACCGCTCGGCGCGGCCGGGACATACGCTCCCGGCCATGCCGAGACCTCATGGATTCACCTACGAACAGCGCCCCGACGGCAGCGTCGTCATCACCCACGGCGCCCGTGCGGCGGGGACCCTGCGCGGGGCGCGCGCCGAGCGGTTCCTCGCCGAGGCCGAGGGCGGCGACCCGCAGCTGGTGATGGCCCGCTGGACGGGCAACTACAAGCGCGGCAACGAGCGCTCGGCACGGTCGCACGCCCGCAATCAGGGCTGAGAAAAACCCGCCGCGGGTAAGGGAACGGCAAAGCCGGGTCGTTCGTTACTCCCGGCATGACAGCTATGACCCCCGGCTCGAACATCCCGCTGACCGCCGCCCGCGTGGCGGTGGACGTCGCCGCCCCCGTGCGGCTCGACGTATCGGGCCTGCTGCTCACCGCCGACGGCAAGGTGCGCTCCGACGACGACTTCATCTTCTTCAACCAGCCCTCGGGCCCCGGTGTGACCTACCAGTCCGGCGGCGGCACGACCCCCGACAAGGTCACCGTGGACACGGCCGCCGTGCCGCCCGGCATCGAGAAGATCGTCGTGACCGCGAGCCCGGACGCGGCGGGCCAGACCTTCCAGGGCGTCGAGCCCACGGCCACCATCCGCAACGCGGACGACGGCTCGGTGCTCGCCACCTTCACCCCGCCGCAGCTCGGCACCGAGACGGCGCTGGTGATCGTCGAGATCTACCTGCGCAACGGCGCGTGGAAGGCCCGTGCCGTCGGCCAGGGGTACTCCAACGGCCTCGCCGGGATCGCCACGGACTTCGGCGTCTCGGTGGAGGAGCCCGCTCCGGCCGCTCCGGCAGCCGCTCCCGCCGCTCCCGCGCCTCCGATGGCGCCCCCGGTGGGCCAGCCCGTGCAGGGCCCGCCGCCGCCCGTCTCCGACCCGCGCCTGGCCGCTCCGGCACCGCCCGCCGCTCCCCCGGCCCCCGCCGCGCCCGCGCCCGGCGCCGGGAAGATCAACCTGGACAAGGGCCGGGTCAGCCTCCAGAAGAACCAGACGGTGTCCCTGGTCAAGGGCGGCCGTCCGCTGCTCTCGCAGGTCAAGATGGGCCTCGGCTGGGAGCCCGCGTTCCGCGGCAAGGACATCGACCTGGACGCGTCCGTCATCGCGTACGGCCCGCAGCGCAACCACGTGGACAGCTGCTACTTCGGCAAGCTCTCGATCGTGAACGGCGCGATCAAGCACTCCGGCGACAACCTCACGGGCGAGGGCGGCGGTGACGACGAGGTGATCGTCGTCGACCTCGGCCGTATCCCCCAGGAGGTCACGGGCCTGGTCTTCACGGTGAACTCGTTCTCGGGACAGAAGTTCACGGAGGTCGCCAAGGCGTACTGCCGCCTGATCGACGCGTCGACCGGCGAGGAGCTGGTCCGCTTCGACCTGACCAACGCCGAGGCGCAGACCGGCGTGATGATGGCGAAGCTGATCAAGCAGTTCACCGGCGAGTGGGAGATGACCGCGATGGGGCAGTTCGTGAAGTCCCGCACGGTGCGCGGCATGGTGAAGCCCTCGGCGCAGGCGCTGTAAGGGCCGGGAGACACACGTGAGGGGCGGCGGACCGCATGCACGGTCCGCCGCCCCTCACGTGTGTCAGGTCACAGTCGGACTCACAGCTTGGCCAGCTTCGGGTAGGGGCTCAGGAAACGTCCCTGACGCCCGGCGAAGTCGATGACCACCGCGTCCTCTCCCTCGACGCCGACGATCCTCCCGAGTCCGTACTGGTCGTGGGAGACCCGGTCGCCCACGGCGAACTGCTCAACGGGTGGTGCGGGCGGAGCGGGCACGTTGAAGGGACTGTTCGGCAGGTGGCGGCGCGAGCCGGGGGGCCTCGTCATGTTCGCAGTATGCGCCCCCGGAGACCCGGCGCACCATGCTTCGAGCTCACACCGCCCTCACATCGGTATGGAACAGACACACAAAACGCAGCCGCAGCACACTGCCCGGTGGCCCCGGACACGACCCGAACGGGCTACGCGGGTAACGCTGCGCACCCCGCCCATCACACTCCGTACGTTCAAAAAAGCGTGCTGTAGGCGTTGAGCGCGGGCTGCCCGCCGAGATGGGCGTAGAGCATGGTCGCGTCGCGCGGGATCTCGCCCCTGGCCACCAGGTCGACGAGGCCCGCCATCGACTTCCCCTCGTAGACCGGGTCGGTCACCATGCCCTCCGTCCGCGCGGCCAGGCGCATCGCGTCGAGGGTCGCCTCGTCGGGGAGGCCGTAGGTGCCCGCGTGATAGCGCTCGTCGAGCTCGACGTCCGCCGCCACGTCCCGGGACACACCGATGAGTTCCGCCGTGGAGCGGGCGATCCTGGTGATCTGCTCGCGGGTGCGGTCCGGCTCGGCGGAGGCGTCGATGCCGAGGACGCGCCGCGGCCTGCCGCCCTCCTCGGCGAGCGCGGCGCAGCCCGCGACCATGCCCGCCTGGGTGGATCCGGTCACCGAGCAGACGACGACGGTGTCGAAGAAGACCCCCAGGTCCCTTTCCTGCTCGGCGAGTTCGTACGCCCACTGCGCGAAGCCGAGGCCGCCGAGCCGGTGTTCCGAGCAGCCCGCCGGTATCGCGTACGGCCTGCCGCCCGCCTCCTCGACCTCGCGCACCGCCCGCTCCCAGCTCTCCTTGACGCCGATGCCGAACCCGGCCCGCACCAGGCGCACATCGGCGCCCGCGAGCCTGCTGATCTGGATGTTGCCGACCTTGTCGTAGCCGGGTTCCGGCCAGTCGACCCAGCTCTCCTGGATCAGCACGCACTTGAGCCCGGCGCGGGCGGCCACCGCGGCGACCTGGCGGGTGTGGTTGGACTGGACGCCGCCGATCGACACGAGCGTGTCGCAGCCCTGCGCGAGGGCGTCGGCGACCAGGTACTCCAGCTTCCTGGTCTTGTTCCCGCCGTACGCGATGCCGGAGTTGCAGTCCTCCCGCTTGGCCCAGAGCGTGGCGCCGCCGAGACGGTGGGTGAGCCGCTCCAGGGGGTGCACGGGCGAGGGGCCGAAGAGGAGCGGATAGCGCGGGTAGGTGTCGAGGGGTGCGGACACGGGAGCCTCCCGGAGTCGGGGATCGTGACGTTAGATCCCCGGCTCCGGGAGGGACAAGGGCACCGGCGGGCCCCGTCTCAGGCCGCGTCCCGCCACGGCCAGTCGGCGTCGCGGCCCGCCTCCAGCAGCGGCACCATGCGGAACGCCGCGTCCGAAAGGCCGCCGAAGACATGGCGGTTGCCCGTGCCGGACGCGCTGTGGCCCGCGCGGTATCCCGCCAGGTTCCAGGTGTAGACGGGCACGTGACCGGGGACCTGCTCGGTCGGGTCGCCGTGGTGGTGGTACGTCGCCTGCTCGTCGGTGACGATCAGGACCCGGTCGTGCTTCTTGTAGGAGCGGCGCACCGCCCCGGTGGTGTCGGTGCCGCCGAGGTCGCCGAAGCGGTCGAGCACCTTCAGGACGGACTCCCCCGCGCGGTACTTCACCCGGGCGCTGGTGGTGCCGAACTGGACCAGGTCCGCGTCGGCGGCCCGCAGGGCGAGGGCGGTGCCGAAGATCGCCGCCGCGTCGGCCCGGTTGAGCTGCGAGCGGTCAGACAGCGGCGACCACATCGAGCCCGAGCGGTCGACCAGGATCAGCGTGCGCCCGGGCAGCGACGGCACGTTGGCCAGCGAGTGGCCGAGCGCCCGCTCCAGCGGGTAGGACCAGCGCAGCGACGGCGCGTGCTGGTACGCGGCGAGGTAGCGGAAGGGGAACTGCCGCGACCTCGCGACGACTTCGGGGTCCGCGAGCCGGTCCGCGACGCCCGCGGCGACCTCGTCCGAGACGCCCGCCTCGTCGAAGTTGCGCAGGTTGCGGACCAGCGCCATGGCACCCATGGACGGGATGACGGCCTCCCAGGCCGCCTTGTCCATCGGCCCGTGCAGCCAGCCCGCGAGCGCCTCCCAGGTGATGCCCGCGGCGGCGAGCCGCTCGGCGCCGCCGGGCCCGGTGACCACCGCGCGCCGCTCGGCGACGGGCAGCGCCATCAGCTCGCGGTGCGCGGCGAGCACGCGCGCGCCCTCGGGCGGCACGGCCGTCTCCGGGTGGTGGCGCCGGTCGAGCGCGTACCGGAAGAGGGCGCCCTGCCACGGCTTGTCCGGGTCGGGGGCCGCGTGCACCAGGTTGAGGATGTCGCCGAAGCGGTAGCCCTTGGACGCCGTGTCGTACTTCAGGAGCGACTTCTCGCCGTAGAGGCGGCGCACCGCGTCGGCGATGCCGCGCTTGACGGGCTTGGGGACGTTCCGGCCGTACGTCGAGGTCCAGTAGCCGAGGAACTCGCCGGGCTCGTCGGGGCGACGCAGCACGGAGGCGACGACCTGACGGCCCGTGGGTCCTTCCGTGGCGTGCGCGTCGAGGCGTGCCTTGACGTACTCGGCGGCGCCGACGAGGGAGGCCGTGCGCATGTTGCCGTCGCCGCGCAGCCAGCCGAGCAGGCCCGCGGTCCACGCCGGGTCCTCGACGGCGAGGCGGCGCACGAGCGTGGCGAAGCGGTCGTCGCGGCGGCCCCCGGTCTCGTAGAAGGTCCGCTGGGACACGAAGTTGGCGACCGCGAGCAGGAAGAGTTCGGAGCGCGCGTCGCGCAGGTGTCCGGTGCCGCCCTCGTACGTGTGCGTGGTGCGGCCCGTCGACTTCACGGGAGAGGCGACGAACGCCTTGAAGGACTTGGTGTTGAAGCGTGCCATGAGAATTCCCCCGAATTCATCGTGCTTTACGTTGCGGGGGGAGGCATCATGCGGCAGGAGTGCGCCCGAGTTCAGAGGTCGGCGACGGAATTCATATCGGATGCTCTACCGGGTTGAGCTACACCGAACCGTATTCGATGACGGGATTCGAACCCGCAACCATCTGAGCAAGAGAAGTATCCGCGGCCTGCGCACCGGGCGCACACCAGCCGCTGAGCCCCCCGAGATCAAGGCTGGCGGCGGCGTGATCCCAGGAGGGGAAGCAGCCGCGGCCGACGCACCGGGAGGTGCGGGAAGGAACATGGAGTTATGGGTGTCCAGAGTTCTTTTCGGCGGAACCGACGATGGCGCTCAACCCCTGAGCTACACCGGCCCGAAATGCCGGTGACGGGACTCGAACCCGCCTCCTCCCCATGATGAGTGGAAGTAGGTCCTGCCTGCGCACCTGGACGTTCCTCACTTTAGGAGAGCGAACTCGCGGGGCGCCAAAGGTTTTTCGCGGCCACCGGCCTCCCGGCGATTTCCCGGCGGACGCAACCGTACGATGCCTCACGGGCGTCGCACAGTCCGTCGGGTAGTCCGTCATGTCGTCTGTCGTGCGAGGGGCCGGGGGCCCCTGGAAGGAGAGCCCGTGGAGGTCGGCGGGTACCGGATCGTCTCGCTGCTCGGCGAGGGCGGCATGGGCCGCGTCCACCTGGCGCGGTCCGCGTCGGGACGGCCGGTCGCCGTCAGGACGGTCCACGGGCACCTCGCCGCCGACCCGGATTTCCGCGAGCGCTTCCGCCGCGAGGCGCTCGCCGTGCGGGCCGTCACGGGGCCGTACACCGCCGCCGTGGTCGACGCCGGTCCGGACGCCGAACAGCCGTGGCTCGCCGTCGAATTCTGCGCGGGGCCCGCGCTGCCGAAGGCGGTCGCCGCGCACGGGCCGCTCGGTCCCGCCGAACTCGCCACGCTGGGCGCCGCGCTCGCGAAGGCCCTCGGGGCGGTGCACGCGGCGGGGCTCGTGCACCGTGACGTGAAGCCGTCCAACATCGTCGTCACGCGCGACGGGCCCAAGATCATCGACTTCGGCATCGCCAAGAGCGCGGCCGACGCGAGCCTCACCGCCGGGAGCGAGGCGATCGGCTCCCCCGGCTTCGTCTCCCCCGAGCAACTGGACAGGGGCGCACGGCCGGGGCCCGCCGCCGACGTGTTCGCGCTCGGCGCGGTGCTCGCGGTCGCGGCGACGGGGCGCGGCCCGTTCGGCACGGGCGGCGCGCCCGAGGTCCTCCACCGCACGCTGCACGACGAGCCCGACCTGCTTGGCGCCCCCTGCCCCGACTGGGTCGCCTTCCTCGGCCGCTGCCTCGCCAGGGACCCCGCGGACCGGCCCACGGTCCCCGAGGTCCTCGCCTGGTGCGGCGAGCGCGCGCCGGACGAGCCGTGGTGGGAGCAGGAGCCGGTGGCCGGACTGATCCGACGCAGGGAGGACGCGGTCGCGGAGCTGCTCGGGGAGGGGGAGGAGGCGTCTGGCGGAGGCGAGGGTGAGGACGGGGACGGGGACGGGGCAGTGTCGGCGCTGGTGGGACTGGTGGGGCTGGTGGGGCCGAGGGGTCCTGTGGGGACCGGCGAGCCCACGGATGCGGCGGGGCCCCCGGACGCATCGGGTTCACCGGGCTCAACGCACTCACCGGATTCACCGGGCTCACCGGCTTCACTGGGTTCCCCGGGCTCACCGGCTTCACTGGGTTCACCGGACTCACCGGCTTCACTGGGTTCACCGGACTCACCGGCTTCACCGGGCTCACCGGACTCACCGGCTTCACCGGGCTCACCGCACTCACCAGCTTCACCGGACTCAACGCACTCACCGGCTTCACCCGGCTCACCAGGTTCACCGGACTCACCGAACTCAACGGACCCCATAGAGACGGGGCAAACCGGGCATGCCAGGGAAACCGCCCCGCGCAACGACCCCCCGCCCCCACCCCCACCCCGCTCCTCCCGCCGCCGCCTCCTCGCCTGGGGCGGCGCCGCCCTCGCGGCCGTGGGGACCACGACGGCCGGTGTCCTGCTGCGCGGGGACGGCACCGACGGCGGCACCGACGGCGGGACCCGCGCGGGGAAGCGTCGGGCGCCCCGGCCGCCCGCCGGTGAGGTGATCTGGAGCCGTGACATCGGTGACGTCGCGTCCGGCGGCGCCCTGTTGCGCGGCGGCGACGACCTGTACGTGCTCGACGACGCCGGGCTGACCCGCCTGGACGCGGCGACCAACACCGTGCGCTGGACCTACCCGCAGGAGAACCTGCGGAGTGTGCGGGCGGACGGCGATCTGGTCTACGTGCTCCGGGACAGCCGGTTCGAGCCGGAGCTGATCGCCCTGCGCGCGGCGGGCGGCCGCAGGGCGTGGACGTCGGGCGTCCTGCTGCGCAACCGGCACCGGCCACCGCGCCCCCTCGACGCCCCGAACAGCGAACTGGAGGGCAGCCACGGCCTGTTCACCGTGTCGGACGGCGTCGCCTGCCTGCTCACGTACGCCCCGTACGACACCCGGCCGTGGCGGGCGTACGGCTTCGACTCCCGTACGGGGGACGAGCTCTGGTTCCACGAAGGGCGGCCCGCGGGAGTGATCGGCGTGGACGACGCGGGCGGGCGGATAGCCGTGGCGGCCGCGGCGAAGGATCCCGGCAAGCCGGGCACCGACCGGTACGCGCAGGGGGACCCGCTGGTCGTCCTCAGGGCGTCCGACGGCACGCTGGAGCGGGAGGTCGAGAACGGCGCCCGCCGTCCCCAGGTCCATCCCGGCGCCGAGGGAATCGGCTACTTCGCCTCGGACGACCGGATCGAGGCGGTCGACCTGGGCAGCCGCCGCACGGTGTGGCACCGGCCCGTGGAGTCCGGCACGACGGTCACGGCGCGCGCCGCGGACGGTCTGGTGATCGCCGGAGGGCCCGGCGGCATCGAGGCGCTGGACGCGCGTACGGGCCGCAGGCGCTGGTCGCGGCCCGGCTACGAGTGGATCGAGGAGGGTGTGCCGCTGGTCTCCGACGGTCTGGTCCTGGTCTCGGGGCCGGAGCAGGGGCGCGGGGGCACGTGGGGGGTCCACGCGCTGAAGGCCGGTACGGGCGAGGTGGCCTGGGCGGCCCCGGTGCCCGCCGCGTCCCCCATGACCCTGGCGGCGGCCGGCGGCGGCCTCGTCCACGTCTGCGCGGACCGCACGCTGCACACGCTCCGGGGTCCGCGGAACACCACGGCCTGACGCCGCCCCGCCCCCTTGCGCCGGGACCCGCGCGTCAGCGCCGCTGCCGCTTCCAGGGTCCGGTGATCGCCAGCATGATGCCGGGCGTCTGGATGTTGGCGTAGAGCGTCCTGCCGTCGGGCGAGAAGGTGACGCCGGTGAACTCGCTGTACTCGGGCTTCTCCGGGGTACCTGCGTTGAGTTCGTTGCGCGCGATCGGGTACGTGCGGCCGCTCTCCGTCGCGCCGAACAGGTGCTGGACGCCGTCCCCGTCCTCCGCGATGACCAGTCCGCCGTACGGCGAGACGGTGATGTTGTCGGGCCCGTCGAAGGCGCCGTCCTCGCCCGGGTCGGGGTTGACGCCGAGCAGCACCTTCAGGGTCAGGGTGCGGCGGCCCGGGTGGTAGAACCACACCTGCCCGTCGTGCTGGACCGGGCTCTCCGCGCGGGCGAAGGAGGAGACGATGTAGGCGCCGCCGTCGCCCCACCACATGCCTTCGAGCTTGCGGGCGCGGGTGATGTCACCGTCGTCGAACTGCTGGCGCACCGGGGCCGTGCGGGCGTCGCGGTCGGGCACCTCCACCCAGTCCACGCCGTACACCGTGCCGATCTTCGTGGCGCGGGACAGGTCGTCGACGAAGCGGCCGCCGGAGTCGTAGCACTTGGGGGCCTTCAGGACGCCCGCGTCGTCGGCGAGGGTGCGCAGCCTGCCCCGGCCGTGCTCGAAGCCGTGCGGCGGGGTCCAGCGGTAGAACAGGCCGTTGGGGCCCGAGGCGTCCTCGGTGAGGTAGAGGTGGCCACGCTTGGGGTCGACGACGACGGCTTCGTGGGCGTAGCGGCCGAGCGCCTTGATCGGCTTGGGCGCGCGGTTGGCACGGGCGTCGACGGGGTCGACCTCGAAGACGTAGCCGTGGTCCTTGGTCATGCCGTTGTGACCGGCCTTGTCCTCGGTCTCCTCGCAGGTCAGCCAGGTGCCCCAAGGAGTGCTGCCGCCCGCGCAGTTGGTGGCGGTGCCCGCGATGCCGACCCACTCGGCGACGTGCCCGTCGCGGCCGACCTCGACGACGGTGCAGCCGCCGGACGCGGCCGGGTCGTAGACGAGCCCCTCGGTGAGCGGGACGGGGTTCTTCCACTTGGACCGGGGACCGCTCAGCTCGTGGTTGTTGACGAGGAGCGTGCTGCCGCGCGGGCCCCGGAAGGCGGCGGTGCCGTCGTGGTTGGAGGGGGTGAACTCGCCGCTCTCCAGCTTCGTCTTCCCGCTGTGCGTGATGACGCGGTACGAGAACTTCGCGGGCAGCGCGAGGAGCCCCTCGGGGTCGGGCAGGAGGGGACCGTAGCCGGGGTCGTGGTGGTGACCGTGGCCCTGGGCGTCCTCTTCCGCCGTCTCGTGGACGTCCGTCGCGGCGAGGGCGCCGGGAGCGGTGGCGAGCGCGCCGACGCTGCCGGCCAGGGCGACCCCGGCGCCGGTGAGCGCGGAGGATCTGGTGAAGTCCCTGCGGGTGAGCGACATGGTTTCTCCTGAGGGCCGGAGTGCGATGGCGGGAACGTACGACCGGGCTGCTGTCGGCGCCACCGTCCCGCTCGCGTATAAACGGCGGTTGAACACTGTTCGACGTCGAGGGGCCTCCTTCCATGAACCTGCCAGCCACCGGTCGCCGCGTCCTTGTCAGCGGAGCCTCCCGGGGTCTGGGCCGCGCGCTCGCCGTGGCCTTCGCGGAGAACGGCGACCGGGTCGCCGTGCACTACGGATCGCGCGAGGAGGAGGCCAGGGCGACACTCGCCTCGCTGACCGGCGAGGGGCACGTCCTGGTCGGCGGCGACCTGTCGGACCCGGCGGGCGCGGCGGACGTCGCGGACCGTGCGGCCGGGGCGCTCGGCGGCATCGACGTCCTGGTGAACAACGCCGCCGTGAACCT contains:
- a CDS encoding carbohydrate ABC transporter permease produces the protein MSSSTSSSTSTKSAAKSPAKGRALGLVAWLAGILFFLPIAWMALTSFHSEQDAATNPPSLAAPLTLDGYRDFFGAGGGASPWPSLINSAVASVVSTLFVLVLALPAAYALSIRPVKKWTDVLFFFLSTKMLPVVAGLLPLYLFAKNTGLLDNIWLLVILYTSMNLPIAVWMMQSFLSEVPKAIIEAAQIDGARLPTVLTRVVAPIALPGIAATSLICFIFSWNELLFARVLSGVVAQTAPVFLTGFITSQGLFLAKVCAASLVISLPVLAAGFAAQDKLVQGLSLGAVK
- a CDS encoding CarD family transcriptional regulator, whose product is MTRPPGSRRHLPNSPFNVPAPPAPPVEQFAVGDRVSHDQYGLGRIVGVEGEDAVVIDFAGRQGRFLSPYPKLAKL
- a CDS encoding TerD family protein; amino-acid sequence: MTPGSNIPLTAARVAVDVAAPVRLDVSGLLLTADGKVRSDDDFIFFNQPSGPGVTYQSGGGTTPDKVTVDTAAVPPGIEKIVVTASPDAAGQTFQGVEPTATIRNADDGSVLATFTPPQLGTETALVIVEIYLRNGAWKARAVGQGYSNGLAGIATDFGVSVEEPAPAAPAAAPAAPAPPMAPPVGQPVQGPPPPVSDPRLAAPAPPAAPPAPAAPAPGAGKINLDKGRVSLQKNQTVSLVKGGRPLLSQVKMGLGWEPAFRGKDIDLDASVIAYGPQRNHVDSCYFGKLSIVNGAIKHSGDNLTGEGGGDDEVIVVDLGRIPQEVTGLVFTVNSFSGQKFTEVAKAYCRLIDASTGEELVRFDLTNAEAQTGVMMAKLIKQFTGEWEMTAMGQFVKSRTVRGMVKPSAQAL
- a CDS encoding TROVE domain-containing protein, with translation MARFNTKSFKAFVASPVKSTGRTTHTYEGGTGHLRDARSELFLLAVANFVSQRTFYETGGRRDDRFATLVRRLAVEDPAWTAGLLGWLRGDGNMRTASLVGAAEYVKARLDAHATEGPTGRQVVASVLRRPDEPGEFLGYWTSTYGRNVPKPVKRGIADAVRRLYGEKSLLKYDTASKGYRFGDILNLVHAAPDPDKPWQGALFRYALDRRHHPETAVPPEGARVLAAHRELMALPVAERRAVVTGPGGAERLAAAGITWEALAGWLHGPMDKAAWEAVIPSMGAMALVRNLRNFDEAGVSDEVAAGVADRLADPEVVARSRQFPFRYLAAYQHAPSLRWSYPLERALGHSLANVPSLPGRTLILVDRSGSMWSPLSDRSQLNRADAAAIFGTALALRAADADLVQFGTTSARVKYRAGESVLKVLDRFGDLGGTDTTGAVRRSYKKHDRVLIVTDEQATYHHHGDPTEQVPGHVPVYTWNLAGYRAGHSASGTGNRHVFGGLSDAAFRMVPLLEAGRDADWPWRDAA
- a CDS encoding carbohydrate ABC transporter permease; translation: MTATASTTAAGHARVPTARKQGPPGRLRAWATRAPLLPALIFMVVVTQLPFVATLVISFFDWNALYPDARSFTGFANYTEVLTDPDLRKSVLTTILLTASVVIASLVIGLGLALLLDRRFRGRGIVRTLLIAPFLLVPVAAALLWKHVLYNPEYGLFNGLLHWVGGDGASQPDWISDTPLLAIEASLVWQWTPFMMLILLAGLQSRDTELIEAARMDGANNWQVFRHLTLPHLRRYLELGALLGSIYIVQNFDAVFTITSGGLGTANLPYTVYQSFYQAHENGLASAAGVLVVIGSIIIATFALRVVSSLFREEVSR
- a CDS encoding zinc-dependent alcohol dehydrogenase family protein, translating into MKAAIVESVGKVVVGEVPDPTPGPREVVVEVAACGLCGTDLHIRQGEFAPTLPVVPGHEFAGTVAALGRDVSGLAVGDRVAVDPSLHCHECRYCRVGRGNLCERWAAIGVTTAGGAAQYALAPAANCVRLPDHVRTQDAALIEPLSCAVRGYDVLRARLGAHVLIYGSGTMGLMMLELAKRTGAASVDVVDLNPERLATAKLLGVSGSAAGPDELDRPEGWDVVIDATGNAAAIQDGLGRVAKAGTFLQFGVSDYATRVSIDPYRIYNQEITITGSMAVLHSYERAAELFAGGVLDPDVFISDRLPLDSYPQALDRFASGAGRKIVVVP
- a CDS encoding 1-aminocyclopropane-1-carboxylate deaminase translates to MSAPLDTYPRYPLLFGPSPVHPLERLTHRLGGATLWAKREDCNSGIAYGGNKTRKLEYLVADALAQGCDTLVSIGGVQSNHTRQVAAVAARAGLKCVLIQESWVDWPEPGYDKVGNIQISRLAGADVRLVRAGFGIGVKESWERAVREVEEAGGRPYAIPAGCSEHRLGGLGFAQWAYELAEQERDLGVFFDTVVVCSVTGSTQAGMVAGCAALAEEGGRPRRVLGIDASAEPDRTREQITRIARSTAELIGVSRDVAADVELDERYHAGTYGLPDEATLDAMRLAARTEGMVTDPVYEGKSMAGLVDLVARGEIPRDATMLYAHLGGQPALNAYSTLF